In Pseudomonadota bacterium, the following proteins share a genomic window:
- the rsmB gene encoding 16S rRNA (cytosine(967)-C(5))-methyltransferase RsmB has product MIDIQLVAQACVTRVKLGQSLKTVFPQELGKIASRSGQATVKNTVYGALRYLGYLEFALDQLVTKRPNGLVNLLLVGMYLIEFTRSSDHAVVNASVSAAKQLGFTKLSGLVNGVLRNYLRQHEDISVAAAKNDEASLQHQAWWIDKLRREYPDQAAAIFATSLQHPNLALRVNTRAISLEQYLKTLEQQQVGWWRPENITANAAVILKEPVSVHQIPGFFDGLVSVQDAGAQTTAPRLDLQAGHKVLDACSAPGGKACHILELEDVHLTALDKDTIRLLRVEENLSRLGLTAKTQVADATNIESWWDAEPYDRILLDAPCSASGVVRRHPDVKWLRKEKDTDSFVRQQRALLNAAWKVLAKGGKLLYTTCSIFSEENEKQVGWFLNEQSDAKIDDEYAAHNGHLILPNDSHDGFFHALFEKK; this is encoded by the coding sequence ATGATTGACATTCAACTTGTTGCCCAAGCGTGCGTGACAAGGGTCAAGTTGGGCCAGAGTCTTAAGACGGTTTTTCCTCAAGAATTGGGAAAAATAGCTTCGCGGTCTGGCCAAGCCACGGTGAAAAATACGGTTTACGGTGCCCTGCGTTACTTAGGATATTTGGAGTTTGCACTCGATCAGCTGGTTACGAAGAGACCAAATGGTCTTGTGAATTTGCTTCTTGTTGGGATGTATTTAATAGAGTTTACGCGCTCGTCTGACCATGCAGTAGTGAATGCTTCCGTTTCTGCGGCGAAGCAATTAGGATTTACAAAACTGTCGGGCTTGGTTAACGGGGTTCTCCGTAATTATCTCAGGCAGCATGAGGATATCAGCGTTGCCGCAGCAAAAAACGATGAAGCAAGCTTGCAGCATCAAGCTTGGTGGATAGACAAACTGCGTCGTGAGTACCCTGATCAGGCTGCCGCGATATTTGCCACCAGTCTTCAACATCCGAATCTGGCGCTTCGAGTGAATACGCGCGCTATTTCGCTAGAACAATATTTAAAAACGTTAGAGCAGCAGCAAGTGGGTTGGTGGCGGCCTGAAAACATTACTGCAAATGCGGCAGTAATTCTAAAGGAGCCTGTTTCAGTACATCAGATACCTGGATTTTTTGATGGATTAGTATCGGTCCAGGATGCGGGGGCTCAGACAACGGCGCCTCGATTAGATTTGCAAGCGGGACATAAAGTGCTTGATGCCTGCTCGGCGCCTGGAGGAAAAGCGTGCCATATACTTGAGTTAGAGGATGTGCATCTAACGGCGCTCGATAAAGATACAATAAGATTGTTGAGGGTAGAGGAAAACTTATCTAGACTTGGCCTAACAGCTAAAACACAAGTAGCCGATGCGACCAACATAGAAAGCTGGTGGGATGCGGAGCCTTATGATCGAATTTTGCTGGACGCCCCCTGCAGTGCCTCAGGGGTAGTGCGTCGACACCCTGACGTCAAGTGGCTCAGAAAAGAAAAAGACACAGATAGTTTTGTTCGGCAACAACGTGCCTTACTAAACGCAGCCTGGAAGGTTTTGGCTAAGGGTGGTAAATTGTTGTACACAACATGCTCGATTTTTTCCGAGGAAAATGAAAAACAAGTTGGATGGTTTTTGAACGAGCAGTCAGACGCAAAGATCGACGACGAATATGCGGCGCATAATGGCCATTTGATTTTGCCAAACGATAGTCATGATGGATTTTTTCACGCGCTTTTTGAAAAGAAATAA
- a CDS encoding DUF4390 domain-containing protein, producing MMDFFTRFLKRNNRTAVVLRSVIIYSCAMNAVANGIVVQSVKLEQQDATFSLNATFNIDLSPIIQNALHKGVTLPFVLDFNVIRQRWNVWDQTVVEASLPYRLSYNVLTRQYLIRDKLRERDASFNTLEQALDAAGSIVDLVVFNVEQLVPKIDYEAQVRLRLEAGALPSALQLEALESDKWEVSSPWYRWIMDK from the coding sequence ATGATGGATTTTTTCACGCGCTTTTTGAAAAGAAATAATCGGACCGCAGTAGTTCTGCGATCAGTTATTATTTATTCGTGTGCGATGAACGCCGTCGCCAATGGCATCGTTGTCCAATCCGTCAAGTTAGAGCAACAGGACGCCACCTTTTCTTTGAATGCGACCTTTAATATTGATCTAAGTCCTATTATTCAGAACGCGCTTCATAAAGGAGTCACGTTACCGTTTGTCCTTGACTTTAATGTTATACGACAAAGGTGGAATGTTTGGGACCAAACAGTGGTGGAGGCGTCCCTACCGTATCGGCTTTCATATAATGTCCTTACTCGTCAATATCTCATACGGGATAAGTTGAGAGAGCGGGACGCAAGTTTTAACACATTAGAACAAGCGCTGGATGCGGCTGGAAGCATTGTCGATTTGGTGGTGTTTAATGTGGAACAGCTAGTGCCCAAGATAGATTATGAGGCTCAGGTTCGCTTGCGATTAGAGGCTGGCGCCTTGCCCAGTGCGCTGCAGCTAGAGGCTTTGGAATCTGACAAGTGGGAAGTGTCGTCGCCTTGGTATCGTTGGATTATGGATAAATGA
- a CDS encoding ATP-binding protein: MKLGDIKKLKKMTLSMIVTASLFFGFYLLYLLSTPITTTSDVFNELPVLLGVGVCLIVVLMILVGAQVLVTIRRYRAGVFGSKLTVRLILVFVMVAVVPGAVMYGISVKFLAASIESWFDIRVDSALEGGLNLGRANLENGLRELQIKADSMAVSLSYQNTASQVASIDRLRDQAAISEATLLTTTGAIVASSNSWTDSFIPLAPTQTMLRQAQLQQSYAGIEEDGEASLRLRVVVPINHLEEEMQILQVTQLVPERLARDAAMVEEAYRDYQELSLSRYGLQRLYTLALTLSLGLALLSVVLLAVMYSNRLSAPLGFLAAGTRAVAKGDFSQRAPINRGDELGILTESFSVMTGQLSEAKDVAEKHETALTQANAYLTSILETLSAGVLTFDNRLNLRAYNPSAEQILGQTLESVALSGVLNLAGLEAMRALIPAGLSVSDESQIERQVEIVVGETKKVLLVRISTLDGGEFSGFVVVFDDVTHLLQAQRLALWGEVAERLAHEIKNPLTPIQLSAERLLHRLGPKLDENDAAMLERSIKTIVDQVAALKGMVNAFNEYSRNPDRKSELIDVNGLVIDVIELYRATATPIETKLASEEIFLWGDTGKLRQVLHNLIQNAEQAVSQHMAPKILVETAVTSGLTHIRVRDNGPGFSDEVLGRAFDPYYTTKAKGSGLGLAIVRKIIEEHGGTVAICNGVVGAQIEITLPLSHTTLKSKLLTKTVEQ; the protein is encoded by the coding sequence ATGAAATTAGGCGATATCAAAAAGCTGAAAAAAATGACGCTGAGTATGATTGTTACGGCGTCGCTCTTCTTTGGTTTTTATCTGCTGTATTTGCTATCGACACCAATCACGACAACCAGTGATGTGTTCAATGAATTGCCGGTTCTTCTCGGAGTTGGTGTTTGTCTTATCGTTGTCTTGATGATTTTGGTAGGCGCACAAGTTTTAGTGACTATCAGGCGCTATCGAGCGGGTGTGTTTGGTTCTAAGCTGACGGTAAGGTTGATACTTGTATTTGTAATGGTTGCAGTTGTCCCGGGTGCGGTTATGTATGGCATTTCGGTTAAGTTTTTAGCAGCCTCCATTGAGTCTTGGTTTGATATTCGGGTAGACAGCGCGCTTGAGGGGGGCTTAAATCTTGGACGGGCAAATCTAGAGAATGGGTTAAGAGAGCTGCAAATAAAGGCAGACTCGATGGCGGTCAGTCTTTCATATCAAAATACTGCGTCTCAAGTAGCTTCAATAGACAGGCTCAGAGATCAGGCGGCCATTAGCGAGGCGACCCTGTTAACGACCACGGGAGCCATAGTGGCTTCTTCCAATTCCTGGACGGATAGCTTTATTCCCCTAGCGCCCACTCAGACAATGCTACGCCAAGCGCAACTCCAACAAAGTTATGCCGGTATTGAAGAAGATGGGGAAGCTAGTTTGCGTTTAAGGGTGGTAGTCCCCATCAATCATCTAGAAGAGGAAATGCAAATTTTGCAAGTCACTCAATTGGTTCCCGAGAGGCTTGCACGCGATGCCGCGATGGTTGAAGAGGCTTATCGGGACTACCAGGAATTATCGTTGTCACGCTATGGATTGCAGCGCCTATATACGTTAGCACTAACCTTATCTTTAGGGCTCGCACTCCTTAGTGTTGTGCTATTGGCGGTTATGTACAGTAATCGCCTTTCTGCACCCTTGGGCTTTTTGGCCGCGGGAACACGAGCTGTTGCAAAGGGAGATTTTAGTCAGAGAGCCCCCATAAACCGCGGGGACGAGCTAGGAATTTTGACAGAGTCATTCAGCGTGATGACCGGCCAACTTTCCGAGGCGAAAGACGTAGCGGAAAAGCATGAGACAGCACTTACACAGGCCAACGCCTACTTGACCAGCATTTTGGAGACGCTATCTGCTGGCGTATTAACGTTCGATAATCGTTTGAACCTGCGTGCATATAATCCCAGTGCCGAGCAAATTCTTGGTCAGACATTGGAAAGTGTCGCGCTTTCCGGCGTGTTGAATCTTGCGGGCTTAGAGGCAATGAGGGCGCTTATTCCAGCGGGTTTATCGGTTTCGGATGAATCGCAAATAGAGCGCCAGGTAGAAATTGTAGTTGGCGAGACTAAAAAAGTACTTCTGGTTCGAATCTCTACACTGGATGGTGGCGAATTTTCAGGGTTTGTTGTGGTTTTTGATGATGTGACCCATTTACTTCAGGCACAACGATTGGCTCTCTGGGGAGAGGTTGCTGAAAGGCTCGCTCATGAGATAAAAAATCCACTTACTCCGATACAGTTGTCAGCGGAGCGTTTATTGCACCGATTAGGGCCCAAGCTTGACGAAAACGATGCCGCGATGTTGGAGCGATCAATTAAAACGATAGTTGATCAGGTTGCCGCGCTAAAAGGAATGGTAAACGCGTTTAATGAATATTCTAGAAATCCAGATCGCAAATCGGAGTTGATTGATGTAAATGGTTTGGTCATAGATGTTATTGAATTGTATCGAGCGACTGCGACGCCTATTGAAACGAAGCTTGCTTCAGAGGAGATATTTCTCTGGGGAGATACAGGAAAGCTAAGGCAGGTGCTTCACAATTTAATTCAAAATGCAGAGCAAGCTGTCTCACAGCACATGGCGCCTAAGATTTTGGTTGAGACAGCCGTCACATCAGGCTTAACTCATATAAGGGTGCGGGATAATGGGCCAGGATTTTCTGATGAGGTGCTTGGTCGAGCCTTCGATCCTTATTACACAACGAAGGCAAAGGGCAGTGGCCTTGGTTTGGCTATAGTGAGAAAAATTATTGAAGAACATGGTGGGACCGTAGCGATTTGCAACGGGGTGGTTGGGGCTCAGATTGAAATAACCTTGCCGTTATCACACACTACATTAAAATCTAAACTTTTGACAAAAACGGTCGAACAATGA
- a CDS encoding response regulator — protein MSKILVVDDEIGIRELLSEILREEGHQVDVAENAAEAKNIFIKARPELVLLDIWMPDVDGVSLLKEWASSGLMTMPIVMMSGHGTIDTAVEATRIGAYSFLEKPIALQKLLSTVSAALRDQSRDRARDPIYVTLGKTETALNLKRKCEALTKMAGPVLFSEAPGSGADQCARLLQKTNRPWVVISGSQEYAAKGEQLVETSREGVIFFREIGSLEKPQQADLISKWRSLQEAGTRVISSSTARLSSLVAQEQFDIRLYELICETIVDVPPLKDRIDDVIEISKSVLFQKYPAKSFSVAALNKLRLVDWPANLSQLCAVVLASAQFSVGEEIGVNDVNGVLENSSRETRIEAPSFDFDRDYRSAREKFDKQYLEYHLAKEGGNMSRVASQAGIERTHLYRKLKQLGIKTPRKNDVLN, from the coding sequence ATGAGTAAAATTCTTGTAGTTGACGATGAAATTGGAATCCGTGAGTTGCTTTCAGAGATTCTTAGAGAAGAGGGTCACCAAGTAGATGTCGCTGAAAACGCGGCAGAGGCTAAAAATATTTTTATAAAAGCTAGACCCGAGCTTGTTTTATTAGATATTTGGATGCCGGACGTGGATGGTGTGAGCTTATTGAAGGAGTGGGCGTCATCAGGTCTTATGACAATGCCAATTGTAATGATGTCCGGACATGGAACAATTGATACCGCTGTAGAGGCGACCCGGATAGGCGCTTACTCATTTTTAGAAAAGCCTATTGCATTACAAAAGCTTCTGTCGACGGTTTCGGCGGCTCTCAGGGATCAATCTAGAGACCGTGCGCGCGACCCCATTTACGTTACGCTTGGGAAAACTGAGACGGCCTTGAATCTTAAGCGAAAGTGTGAGGCACTTACTAAAATGGCTGGTCCAGTGTTGTTTTCAGAGGCGCCTGGCTCGGGCGCGGACCAATGTGCGCGGTTGTTGCAAAAAACGAATAGACCTTGGGTTGTTATTTCGGGTTCTCAAGAGTATGCGGCAAAGGGTGAGCAATTAGTCGAGACGAGCCGAGAGGGTGTCATTTTTTTTCGGGAGATCGGATCGTTGGAAAAACCCCAACAAGCGGATTTGATTTCCAAGTGGAGAAGCCTCCAGGAGGCTGGGACAAGGGTAATCTCCTCCTCGACGGCTAGATTAAGTTCGCTGGTGGCGCAAGAGCAGTTTGATATCAGACTCTATGAGTTGATTTGTGAAACGATAGTGGATGTGCCGCCGCTAAAAGATCGTATTGATGATGTTATTGAAATTTCTAAATCGGTTCTTTTTCAGAAATACCCTGCTAAATCTTTTTCTGTTGCTGCGCTAAATAAGCTTCGCTTGGTTGACTGGCCGGCTAACTTAAGCCAACTGTGCGCTGTTGTGCTGGCAAGCGCACAGTTTTCCGTTGGAGAAGAAATCGGTGTCAATGACGTAAACGGGGTATTAGAAAATTCTTCTCGAGAGACCAGAATAGAGGCCCCTTCTTTTGACTTTGATAGAGACTATCGGTCAGCGCGTGAGAAATTTGATAAGCAATATTTGGAGTACCACCTCGCGAAGGAGGGGGGAAACATGTCTCGGGTAGCCAGCCAGGCGGGGATCGAAAGAACCCATCTTTATCGCAAGCTAAAGCAATTAGGAATCAAAACACCTCGTAAAAATGATGTCTTGAATTAG